ATTTCGGAGGCGAGCAGGTGCGGCTTGAGGCTCTTGCCGGCGCCGGAGACGCCGTTGGCCAGGACTGCGGTCAGGTCACTGGGGCTGAGCAGGCCGGAGGTGATCCCAGGCGCCAGCGCCAACGTCACCGCGGTGACGTTGCAACCCGGCACCGCGATGCGCTCCGCGCCCCGGAGGCGGTCGCGCTGCTTGGGCGCCCCGGTCCCGCCCGCGCGCCAGCCGACCAGGAGTTCCGGCATGCCGTAGGTCCAGGTCCCGGGGTGCTCGCCGCCGTAGTAGTCGGCCCAGTCTTGGGGATCTTCGAGGCGGTGGTCCGCGCCCAGGTCCACCAGGATCGAATCGGGGCTGGCTTGCTCCAAGGCGGCGGCCAACTCCCCGGACTTGCCGTGCGGCAGGGCGAGCACAATGACGTGGTGCCCGGCCAGGACCTCCGGGGTGGTGTCCGCAAGCACGCGCTCCCCCAAAGCGGCGATGTGCGGATGATGCCGGCGCAGCGTTTGGCCCGTGCTGGAGTGGGCCGTCACCGCGCCGACCCGCGCCTTCGGATGGGCCGCCAACAAGCGCAGGGTCTCGCCGCCGGCATAGCCGGAGGCCCCCGCAACCGCCACACTGAAACTCATGCGCCCCAGCCTACCGCATGATTATGCGCTCCACCGCAATTCCATGCACCCGCAGAAATGGGGACGGTACCTGTTTCCGGCGAGCCGGAAACAGGTACCGTCCCCATTTTGGGTCGACTCACGCCAGGCGGCGGATGCGCCGGAGCGTTGCCGAACCCGGCGTGACGCGGCCATTCACCCAAGTCGAAAGACGGGTGCGGGAGGTGCCCAGACGCCTGGCAAACTCGGTTTGGGTCAACCCGGAACCGGCCACCAGGGCCCGGATATCGGCGGCGACCGCCTGGGCGTCCTCCCGGTCCGCCTGGGCGCGGGCCTTCTTCAAGATCTCGGCCAGCAACACCGCGGCCGGGCTCGCGTCCACATAGCGAAGGACGTCGGCCAAGTTCGCGGCGGCCGCCCCGTACGGCTCTGCGCGAACCGCGTTGGCGACCCGCGCCCAGTCCGCCAGATAGCCGCGCTCGATCGCCGCCCGGAAGCCCTCTTGCGGCCAGGTCTCCACCGGATCCAGCGGAGACGCGTCCACATTCCTGAACGCCAGCCGGGTCATCGGGCCATTTCCTCGGCCAGATTGATCTGCCACATCGGCAATCGTATCAATTGTGATACGCAGCCTTGAATTGCCCCAGTGGCGCTGTGGGGCTGCAAACGTACCTGCGTCTTCTCGGATACGAGGGTGGCGAGGGCTCGTCGAGTGGCCGACCCTGCCACCACGGCTCTGCCTTCGACCGGCCGTCAGACTTGGGTGGCAAGCTTGACCCGTCGAATCTGTGGTGCGCGAAAGGTTGCTTGTGAAGAAGACCAGCATCGAATGGACCGAACTGTCCTGGAACCCGGTGACCGGCTGTGACCGCATCTCCGCTGGCTGCGACAACTGCTACGCATTGGCCATGGCCCGGCGGCTCAAAGCGATGGGCACTCCCCAGTACCAAACCGATGGCAACCCGCGCACATCGGGGCCGGGCTTCGGCGTGGCCATGCACCCCGAATCGTTGAGCCAGCCCCACACCTGGACCGGTCACAGGACGGTGTTCGTGAACTCAATGAGCGACCTGTTCCACGCCAAGGTGACCACTGAGTTCATACTCGAGGTCGTGGAGGTGATCCGCGAGACGCCCCAGCACACCTACCAGGTCTTGACCAAGCGCCCTATACGAGCTCGTCGGCTCAGTGCCAGCGTCGAGTGGCCGGACAATCTGTGGCTGGGAGTGTCGGTGGAGAATATGGGGGCCAGCCGCCGTGTGAGCGAGTTGCGCGTCATCCCGGCCGCCGTCAAATTCTTGTCCTGCGAACCGCTGCTCGGCGACCTCTCAACGCTCAACCTCGCCGGTATCGACTGGGTGATCGCCGGAGGCGAGTCCGGCCCGCGCTGCCGGCCCATGCACATCGACTGGGCGCGCGGCATCAGGGACAACTGCCTTCAAGCGAACGTACCGTTCTTCTTCAAGCAGTGGGGCGGGCGGGCGCCCAAGGTCCGGGGACGTGAACTCGACGGCCGCACCTGGGACGAGAAACCATTGTTGACCGGCACCGGATGACTCACCGGGAATACAACCGGCGCTGAAGCCGCTTGTCGGCCCGAACCAACCGGATTTCGCCGCGTTTTAGCAAGGCGGCGACGGCGCTGCGCGCTTGCTTTTCGCGCGCGATTCCGAGGACGTCGGCGAAGACCTCGGCCACATGGTCAACCAGCCGGAACTTTTGGCCTGTGGCCGCGATCCTTCGGATGTTTGCCTCCACTGCGGCCGCCGATTCGGCCTGCTGACGTAGCGCGTCGCGTTTGAGTTGCGCCCTGAGGGTGGCGCCTTCGAGCGTGACTCCGGCCCCGTTGAAAAGGTCGGGCTGCGACCGGTCCGGCTCGCGCGCCATCGCCTCGACCCATTCCGGCCAGGCCGCGCCGAGGCAATCGGCGAAGCTCCACAGCCCTTCCGTGTGCCTGGTCAGGAAAATCAGGTGGTAAATGGGCTGGTGGTCAATGCGTTTGCGCACCGGCACGACGATCCCGTCCATGCTGGTGGCAGACGCCAGACGCCGGGCATATTCGTTGGCGACCGCTTGGGCTATGGCTTCGAAACTCTCAGCCGCATCCCTGGGACGCAATCGCGCCGCAATGTCCCGCCACCATGGGCCGCCGCACACGCCGTCGAGGCGCGCTGCCCCTTCTTGGTCGCTGGAGTGCTTCAGAACCTGTCCCGCCGCTCTGCGCACAAGGCCGTCCGAGAAATTGAGGAAGCCCTCGGTCGGCGGGAACTTGGCGGCTCTCGGGCCGGTCAGCGTGTCGCGCACGTAGTCAAATGGCATTAGCGCGCCACAGGGGTCGAGGAACAAGAACAGCGCAGCGCCCTTCGACCCGGCGATGATGGGCGGCAACTCGTCTTCGATGCGGCCCTTGCGGTCCTGCACCTGGATGCCGTTTTGCCTGAAAAGGGCCGCCGTCTCGCTGAGTCGCTTGTAGTTGGTGGCATTGCTCTCGACCAGGTAGATGTCCACCTGCGTCAGGCTGCCCGTGTCCCGCGCCGCTTGCAGCATCAGCTTCGCCGAACCAGGACCCGCGCCAGAATCGCCTGTGCCAGCGTAGCCGTCAACGAGGAGCACTCGGGGGCTCCGGGAACCGGTCTTGGCGATGAAGCGGGGAAGGTATTGTCGCAAGATCGCGTGTTTGAACATTGATTGCGCGTGCTTCTCATCCAGCAGCCCTGCGCTGGTTCCCGTCGCCATGTGCCAATCATTCCAGCGGGGTCTGACACCCGTCTGAGTTGAAGTGGATAGAAGCGGCGGGTGGGACTAGGCGCCCGGAGGGCGGACGAACGGGAAAGTCAGCGTGTCGCGGATGGTGGTGCCCGTCAAGGTCATGACCACGCGGTCCACGCCCAGGCCCAGGCCGCCCATGGGCACCAGGCCGAAGTCCAGGGCGTTCAAGAAGTCCTCGTCGATCTCCATCGCCTCCGGGTCGCCGGCGGCCGCCTTGGCGGATTGGGCGGTCAGCCGCTGGCGCTCGTCCACCGGGTCCGTCAACTCCGAATACGCGGTGCCTACCTCCGTGCCGAACGCCACCAGGTCCCAACGCTCCGCCAAACCGGGCTGGGAACGGTGCTTCCGGGTCAACGGCGAGGTCTCGACGGGGAAGTCCTTGTAGAACGTCGGCTCGAAGGTCTGGCCCTCCACCAACGCGTCGTACAGCTCCGCCACGACCTCCCCCGCGGTCCACTCGTCGCGGAACGCGACTCCCGCGCCCGCGGCCAGCGGGCGGAGCTCGCCCAGCCCCGTGGCCGCCGTGACGGGCGCCCCCAAAGCCTTGGAGACGGCATCGTGCACCGAAACGACCGGCCAATCCCCCGCCAAGGAGACTTGGCGCCCGTCCGGAGCCACGGCCACCGGCTCGCCGTGCACCGCCAGCGCCGCCGCGCGGATCAAGTCCTGGGTCAGCAACCGCATGCCCTCGTAGTCGGAGTACGCCTGGTAGGCCTCCAACGACGTGAACTCCGGATTGTGTTTGCGGTCCACGCCCTCGTTGCGGAAGTTCTTGCCCAGTTCGAAGACGCGTTCCACGCCGCCCACGGCCAGCCGCTTGAGGTACAACTCCGGCGCGATCCTCAAGTAAAGGTCCATGTCATAGGCGTTGATGTGGGTCCTGAACGGGCGCGCGTTGGCGCCCCCGTGGACTGGCTGGAGGATGGGCGTCTCCACCTCGATGAAGCCCCGTTCCCCGAGCGCGGAGCGCAAAGCCGCCGTCGCGGCCGACCGCGCGTAGATCAACTCCATCGCCCGGTTGTTGGTCGCCAACACCAGGTGCGGCGCCCGCGCCAACGCCGGGGTGGGCTTGGGCGCGGCGTTTTCCAGGCGCCGCTTCGACGGCGGGTGCGCCACCGATTTGGCGGCCATGGCCCAACTGGTGGCTTCGAGGCTCAGTTCCCCGGTGCGGGTGAGCGTCAGGGAGCCCGTGACCGAGACCACGTCGCCAAGCTGCGCGTGCCGTTTGAACAGGTCGAAGCCCGCCAGCGTGCCCCGCCCGGCCAACACCTGAAGTTCGACCACGCCTTCCCGCAAGTCCGCGAAGACCACCCCGCCGTGGTCCCGTTTGCGCAGGATGCGCCCCACCACGGAGAATTCCGCCGCCGATGCCGTCCGGTCGCCCGCCGCCACGCCGTCCGAACGTTGGAGGGCCTCCCGCAGCGACATGGTGCGCGGGACCGCCACCGGGTTCGGCTCCACGCCCGCCGCCGCCAACTCGTCCCGGTGCTTGAGGCGGGCGGCCACCACCCTGTCGGGGGCCGGCTCGCGTGTCGGCGCGGCCAGTTCGGCGCGGTCCAACTCCGCGACGGCGGCCACCAGCGCCGGGTCGCTGGGACCGCCCAGGCCGCCTCCGCCGCCCGGCAGGAGGTCCGCGGGCGAGCGGTCCGGCAAGAAGCCCTCCGCCCGGCCGATCGCCACGATCACCTCCGCCAGGGACGCCCCGTGGTCGAAGCAGATCATGCGGGGCTGCCAATCCGGCAGGTACTTCTCATTCGACCGGTAAAG
The window above is part of the Bifidobacteriaceae bacterium genome. Proteins encoded here:
- a CDS encoding helix-turn-helix domain-containing protein produces the protein MTRLAFRNVDASPLDPVETWPQEGFRAAIERGYLADWARVANAVRAEPYGAAAANLADVLRYVDASPAAVLLAEILKKARAQADREDAQAVAADIRALVAGSGLTQTEFARRLGTSRTRLSTWVNGRVTPGSATLRRIRRLA
- a CDS encoding N-acetyl-gamma-glutamyl-phosphate reductase, coding for MSFSVAVAGASGYAGGETLRLLAAHPKARVGAVTAHSSTGQTLRRHHPHIAALGERVLADTTPEVLAGHHVIVLALPHGKSGELAAALEQASPDSILVDLGADHRLEDPQDWADYYGGEHPGTWTYGMPELLVGWRAGGTGAPKQRDRLRGAERIAVPGCNVTAVTLALAPGITSGLLSPSDLTAVLANGVSGAGKSLKPHLLASEILGAASPYAVGGGHRHIPEIIQNLAKAGAPGGPKPTISFTPTLVPMSRGILATVTAKPGPRFDPA
- the lysX gene encoding bifunctional lysylphosphatidylglycerol synthetase/lysine--tRNA ligase LysX, with protein sequence MAKRETTEARDWRANRTPVWAARILGFAAVWALIAGPTRRLFPHAYRAVWTVLDALNLPGNPSFFNFAALLVLAVAIRHRKRAAMWTVILVIQAPAVIYAGVLVAAWAAGFDWHGLVYPSLVIRLGVAAVPVRVGVSVVVAAAVSGWLVAQRKAFGALVSKGAAVKAVATLAAGLALAAAWAFAWAAAIGSKADSLALKAWWAVNVTLGQGPEEIITGSGIGGRPEFHPAMTDAVAPWWVIRSTSALGMLAVLAALIVFTRSDRRLTAITDAQELALRRLLWRYGEQDSLGYYNLRGDKSAVFSADGQAAVVGRVIGGVLLASSDPVGDRASWGDAIGRWIDLARRHGWTPAVVSATRRGGRAWQAAGLRSLELGDEAIIRPDHFSLRDPRLRPVAEAARRARRAGYTTRVRRQQDIPAEELATLARDAEFWRRGDERGFSMTSGRVGDPSDGRDLIVTAHDSTGQVRALLTFAPWGRRGASLDVMRHDPRAHGGTTELMVTALVEAARDSGIERVSLNFAVLRRFLVDGAQVGAYPMARLVRRLLLVASRWWQIDGLYRSNEKYLPDWQPRMICFDHGASLAEVIVAIGRAEGFLPDRSPADLLPGGGGGLGGPSDPALVAAVAELDRAELAAPTREPAPDRVVAARLKHRDELAAAGVEPNPVAVPRTMSLREALQRSDGVAAGDRTASAAEFSVVGRILRKRDHGGVVFADLREGVVELQVLAGRGTLAGFDLFKRHAQLGDVVSVTGSLTLTRTGELSLEATSWAMAAKSVAHPPSKRRLENAAPKPTPALARAPHLVLATNNRAMELIYARSAATAALRSALGERGFIEVETPILQPVHGGANARPFRTHINAYDMDLYLRIAPELYLKRLAVGGVERVFELGKNFRNEGVDRKHNPEFTSLEAYQAYSDYEGMRLLTQDLIRAAALAVHGEPVAVAPDGRQVSLAGDWPVVSVHDAVSKALGAPVTAATGLGELRPLAAGAGVAFRDEWTAGEVVAELYDALVEGQTFEPTFYKDFPVETSPLTRKHRSQPGLAERWDLVAFGTEVGTAYSELTDPVDERQRLTAQSAKAAAGDPEAMEIDEDFLNALDFGLVPMGGLGLGVDRVVMTLTGTTIRDTLTFPFVRPPGA
- the tcmP gene encoding three-Cys-motif partner protein TcmP, encoding MATGTSAGLLDEKHAQSMFKHAILRQYLPRFIAKTGSRSPRVLLVDGYAGTGDSGAGPGSAKLMLQAARDTGSLTQVDIYLVESNATNYKRLSETAALFRQNGIQVQDRKGRIEDELPPIIAGSKGAALFLFLDPCGALMPFDYVRDTLTGPRAAKFPPTEGFLNFSDGLVRRAAGQVLKHSSDQEGAARLDGVCGGPWWRDIAARLRPRDAAESFEAIAQAVANEYARRLASATSMDGIVVPVRKRIDHQPIYHLIFLTRHTEGLWSFADCLGAAWPEWVEAMAREPDRSQPDLFNGAGVTLEGATLRAQLKRDALRQQAESAAAVEANIRRIAATGQKFRLVDHVAEVFADVLGIAREKQARSAVAALLKRGEIRLVRADKRLQRRLYSR
- a CDS encoding phage Gp37/Gp68 family protein, which codes for MKKTSIEWTELSWNPVTGCDRISAGCDNCYALAMARRLKAMGTPQYQTDGNPRTSGPGFGVAMHPESLSQPHTWTGHRTVFVNSMSDLFHAKVTTEFILEVVEVIRETPQHTYQVLTKRPIRARRLSASVEWPDNLWLGVSVENMGASRRVSELRVIPAAVKFLSCEPLLGDLSTLNLAGIDWVIAGGESGPRCRPMHIDWARGIRDNCLQANVPFFFKQWGGRAPKVRGRELDGRTWDEKPLLTGTG